A part of Oncorhynchus gorbuscha isolate QuinsamMale2020 ecotype Even-year linkage group LG09, OgorEven_v1.0, whole genome shotgun sequence genomic DNA contains:
- the LOC124044174 gene encoding sentrin-specific protease 7-like isoform X6, with translation MMDHKRALTISLAVDKVDNSQMESPLKIPKILLSSELRCGNEESQIHWTQIAGNGIKLQRSCQQNGSISLDHGQAALVQAAMNCTQLQLVLTDVLKTEQGQAYLDRKMRGKMTGTGEKKRESPMGSGQRRVSQSSREGREDCRDFIAHRKRPHDHPTPTSTPTQEERRSHHRGGSEEDEVKELLIGEENIKDERCNSSVSGRHSSREPLEEVTFTEGNMHQEKPYPQSTRTRNADSGSSESTHVERESWRRESGLYRNGQVKDGGMNDGVAEGLTTDASRSSRGSVLRLSREARGGEGLPPKQLCLGGTGGIDTNVASIEVEVDLSNFDGTPMVVTVGEDREVASSSNPSCGGVKERRGTLSSSQDRTPKLSPVEPIVLSSDEEVVTPSHSSVLWPQTSECESQRNHAQEDNVVEETDFQVMPVVVTGFGVASFPSTEDSEGIVLPFSALHCGGVRGESSGNLMITNHRIIIPIKGQIDVMVTVERCQLWKYSIWDREELQERGLGCEVKGEMGQPPPALLLLYVSDAQAVAVQEDLRELSIKQALEPPTGQASPFLLLTLHAPLEGVEGALLRSILDIICLNNVDAAGLWGNAPINEDLHSPLLSLDDSLALIGRTGLDHQLLSLLGQNNAEPVTEPDQDRDTPGPNLDTVEGESQTPPETEVQAEQQTEEEEQREAESVPLAEESPVQPRPMYTVCHSRTRGSYSVFLGPKPGSNWTRYKHQGPTRRLIQFPPPPSKGGIAVTTEDLECLDNGQFLNDVIIDFYLKYLLLERVPQDVADRAHVFSSFFYKQLTRRDNASEDSTSVSAQRRRHQRVKTWTRHVDIFQKDFLFVPVNQEAHWYLVVICFPGLEEPQCEGGSSPASLRGTGGEKPDEAQAEEEASGSKKLNGISEVTPESISTDNQDKLTVTGMCVCSPLILSLRILHVFMTN, from the exons ATGATGGACCATAAGAGAGCACTCACCATTTCACTGGCCGTTGACAAGGTGGATAACTCTCAA ATGGAAAGTCCACTAAAGATTCCCAAGATCCTTCTTTCTTCAGAGTTGAGATGTGGGAATGAAGAGTCACAG ATTCACTGGACCCAGATTGCTGGAAACGGAATCAAACTCCAAAGGTCTTGTCAGCAGAATGGATCCATCTCTTTGGATCATGGCCAAGCGGCTTTAGTCCAAGCAGCAATGAACTG CACGCAGCTCCAGTTGGTCCTCACGGACGTCCTGAAGACGGAACAGGGGCAGGCCTACCTAGACAGGAAGATGCGTGGCAAGATGACAGGaactggagagaagaagagagagtcaCCGATGGGGAGCGGGCAAAGGAGGGTGTCTCAGAgtagcagagaggggagggaggattgTAGAGATTTTATAGCACACAGAAAGAGACCTCATGACCACCCCACTCCCACCTCGACCCCGAcccaagaggagaggag GTCACACCACAGAGGGGGGTCAGAGGAAGACGAGGTGAAGGAACTTTTAATAGGAGAGGAAAACATCAAAGACGAGAGATGCA aCAGTAGTGTGTCAGGGAGGCACAGTTCACGGGAACCCCTGGAGGAGGTGACCTTTACTGAGGGGAACATGCACCAGGAAAAGCCTTACCCACAATCCACCAGGACTAGGAATGCAGATTCAGGTTCAAGCGAATCCACACATGTTGAG AGGGAGAGTTGGAGGAGGGAGTCTGGGCTCTACAGGAATGGACAggtgaaggatggagggatgaatgatGGAGTGGCAGAGGGCTTGACCACAGACGCCTCCAGGAGCTCCAGAGGGAGCGTGCTGCGCCTCTCCAGGGAGGCCAGAGGCGGGGAAGGACTGCCCCCCAAACAGCTGTGTCTGGGGGGGACAGGGGGCATAGACACTAATGTAGCATCCATAGAAGTAGAGGTGGACCTCTCAAACTTTGACGGGACCCCAATGGTAGTCACTGTGGGGGAAGACAGGGAAGTTGCCAGCTCCTCTAACCCCAGCTGTGgaggggttaaggagaggagaggaaccctGTCCTCCAGCCAGGATAGGACGCCCAAACTCAGTCCTGTTGAACCCA TCGTTCTCTCCAGTGATGAGGAGGTAGTCACCCCGTCCCACAGTTCAGTCCTTTGGCCACAGACTAGTGAGTGTGAGTCCCAGAGAAACCATGCTCAGGAAGACAACGTGGTGGAAGAGACGGACTTTCAG gtgatGCCTGTGGTGGTGACAGGGTTTGGGGTGGCCAGTTTCCCCAGCACTGAGGACTCTGAGGGTATTGTCCTACCCTTCTCTGCCCTGCACTGTGGGGGGGTCAGAGGGGAGTCCAGTGGAAACCTCATG ATCACAAACCACAGAATCATCATACCAATTAAAG GCCAGATAGATGTGATGGTGACTGTGGAGCGCTGTCAGCTGTGGAAGTACAGCATCTGGGACAGGGAGGAGCTacaggagagagggctggggtgTGAGGTCAAGGGAGAGATGGGGCAGCCTCCCcccgccctcctcctcctctacgtGTCAGACGCCCAGGCAGTCGCTGTTCAAGAAGACCTGAGGGAGCTGTCAATCAAACAGGCCTTAGAACCACCCACTG GCCAGGCCAGTCCCTTCCTCCTGCTGACTCTGCATGCCCCTCTGGAGGGGGTGGAAGGCGCTCTACTTCGCTCCATCCTCGACATCATCTGTCTCAACAACGTCGACGCTGCAGGTCTCTGGGGGAACGCTCCCATCAACGAGGACCTCCACAGTCCCCTCCTGTCATTGGATGACAGTCTGGCGCTGATCGGTAGAACCGGACTAGACCACCAGCTGCTCTCCCTACTGGGACAGAACAATGCCGAGCCTGTCACAGAACCCGACCAAGACAGAGACACACCTGGGCCAAATCTGGACACTGTGGAGGGAGAGTCACAGACACCACCGGAGACAGAGGTACAGGCAGAGcaacagacagaggaggaggagcagagggaagcagagagCGTACCCCTCGCTGAG GAGAGTCCAGTCCAGCCCAGACCCATGTACACAGTGTGTCACAGCAGAACCAGAGGATCCTACTCTGTGTTCCTGGGCCCGAAGCCAGGCTCCAACTGGACCCGATACAAGCACCAGGGCCCCACACGCAG GTTGATCCAGTTTCCTCCACCGCCTTCCAAAGGAGGGATCGCCGTGACAACAGAAGATCTGGAGTGCCTTGACAACGGCCAGTTTCTGAATGATGTCATTATCGACTTCTACCTCAA GTATCTGCTTCTGGAGAGGGTTCCGCAGGATGTGGCTGATCGCGCTCACGTCTTCAGCAGCTTCTTCTACAAGCAGCTCACTCGCCGAGACAATGCCAGTGAGGACAGTACCAGCGTctc AGCACAGCGGAGGCGGCATCAGCGGGTGAAGACATGGACACGACATGTGGACATCTTCCAGAAAGACTTCCTGTTTGTGCCTGTCAATCAGga AGCCCACTGGTACCTGGTGGTGATCTGCTTCCCTGGCCTGGAGGAGCCTCAGTGTGAGGGGGGGAGCAGCCCAGCCTCgctgaggggaacagggggagagaagcCAGACGAGGCCCAGGCTGAAGAGGAGGCCTCTGGGTCCAAAAAGCTAAATGGCATCAGTGAAGTCACCCCTGAATCAATTAGCACTGACAACCAGGACAAACTGACAGTTACAG gtatgtgtgtctgtagtcctctcatcctgtctctcagGATTTTACATGTTTTTATGACAAACTGA